The following proteins are encoded in a genomic region of Glycine max cultivar Williams 82 chromosome 18, Glycine_max_v4.0, whole genome shotgun sequence:
- the LOC100782211 gene encoding uncharacterized protein — MLRIASKLSSRFSSSSTALTANPLLPTRLSPIPSSSFRPFTNGLELEANMVVPDAIKMINYALRHWRTDRSLGAYRMGLSVLKICITNELTEGKEPKRENSKGMAMLAMSTLLFERGEYAEAIEKLEGVQELTNSYLGVRVAALETQAGLHLLMRQDDLAAVVADKCMKMVENQEKPLEYEERFVDYEAQFVRAKALKGLIELVNGNADSAEDFFDKSLREKYCDGTAGLSYAEFLHKIGNYPMAKEVYRNVVQGAIEVKNAGRPYLGAGNMSVDELIVGSMFALGQLELLMGNYSNAECHLTQALSRAEEAYGDSKHPTVGVALTSIALLYRRKAIQEHSSSLLVQEGLYRKVIDILKVPTMETESEDAAPLVDRSDIAALATGAYAEVLSVQEKRQAEGEKMKNLAESLWKHRWLSLANAIDSDKNIIDSRICRIL, encoded by the exons ATGCTTCGCATAGCATCAAAGCTATCATCTAGGTTTTCTTCCTCTTCTACTGCCCTCACTGCAAACCCACTATTACCCACAAGACTCTCTCCAATTCCCTCTTCATCGTTCCGACCATTCACCAATGGCTTGGAATTGGAGGCCAACATGGTCGTCCCCGACGCCATCAAGATGATCAACTACGCCTTGAGGCACTGGAGGACCGATAGGTCAC TTGGGGCGTACAGGATGGGCTTGTCTGTGTTGAAGATTTGCATTACCAATGAGTTGACTGAGGGCAAGGAGCCAAAGCGCGAGAATTCGAAGGGAATGGCCATGCTTGCTATGTCCACTTTGTTGTTTGAAAG AGGAGAGTACGCAGAAGCGATTGAGAAGCTAGAGGGTGTTCAAGAGTTAACAAATTCTTACTTGGGTGTTAgag TTGCTGCTCTTGAAACTCAGGCTGGGCTTCATCTATTGATGAGGCAG GATGATTTGGCAGCAGTGGTTGCTGATAAGTGCATGAAGATGGTGGAGAATCAAGAGAAACCACTAGAATATGAGGAACGATTTGTAGATTATGAGGCACAATTTGTTCGTGCTAAAGCACTAAAAGGGCTGATTGAACTTGTCAATGGCAATGCTGACTCAG CTGAAGATTTCTTCGACAAGTCTCTCCGCGAGAAGTATTGTGATG GTACTGCTGGTCTATCATATGCGGAATTCCTACATAAGATAGGGAACTATCCAATGGCAAAGGAGGTTTACCGAAATGTCGTACAAGGGGCTATTGAAGTAAAAAATGCTGGCAGACCATACTTAGGAGCTGGTAACATGAGCGTGGACGAATTAATTGTAGGGTCCATGTTTGCTTTAGGACAGCTGGAATTACTTATGGG TAACTACTCTAATGCAGAGTGCCATTTGACACAGGCATTAAGTAGGGCAGAGGAAGCCTATGGAG ACTCTAAACATCCTACGGTGGGGGTTGCCTTAACAAGCATTGCTCTTTTGTATCGGCGTAAAGCAATCCAGGAACATTCAAGTTCGCTGTTAGTTCAAGAG GGTCTCTACCGAAAAGTGATAGATATTTTGAAGGTTCCAACAATGGAAACTGAGTCTGAAG ATGCTGCACCATTGGTAGATAGAAGTGATATAGCAGCTCTTGCAACAG GTGCATATGCAGAAGTACTTAGTGTCCAAGAAAAGAGACAGGCAGAAGGGGAGAAGATGAAGAACTTGGCCGAGTCTCTATGGAAACACCGTTGGCTATCTCTAGCTAATGCTATTGATTCAGACAAGAATATCATTGATTCTAGAATTTGCAGGATCCTGTAA